Proteins encoded by one window of Prevotella nigrescens:
- a CDS encoding IS1380 family transposase yields the protein MTKVAIKNENITSFGGIYHIMDVFSKLGFEKLTESVLGRRGSSGKAFSHGSIFGSLFFSYLCGGECLEDINALIGQFKQRPDTLLPGADTVGRGLKELAEENIIYKSETSGKSYSFNTAEKLNTLLLRMIRRMGLIKAGSHVDLDFDHQFIPSRKFDAKYSYKQDHGYFPGWASIGGIIVGGENRDGNTNVKFHQEDTLRRIMDRVTSELGVVIEHFRADCGSFSKEIIQTVEPRCNTFYIRAANCGSRCEDFRQLEEWKSVEVGYERCDVTSVSMDDLIEGKSYRLVVQRTPLKDKHGREQTDMFGVIYTYRCILTNNRTSTEKDIITFYNERGASEKNFDIQNNDFGWAHLPFSFMAENMVFMMVTAMLKNFYLYLVRHISEKVKPLKKTSRLKAFILHFVSVPAKWVRTGRRNVLNLYTNKAYYSEVFLE from the coding sequence ATGACAAAGGTAGCAATTAAAAACGAGAATATCACTTCTTTCGGAGGAATTTATCACATTATGGATGTTTTTTCAAAGTTGGGCTTTGAAAAACTTACCGAATCCGTGTTGGGCAGACGCGGAAGCAGTGGCAAGGCATTCAGCCATGGAAGCATTTTCGGCTCTCTCTTCTTCAGTTACCTTTGTGGTGGAGAATGCCTTGAGGACATCAATGCGCTTATAGGGCAGTTCAAGCAGAGGCCTGACACGCTATTACCCGGTGCCGACACCGTGGGACGTGGACTGAAGGAGCTTGCCGAAGAGAACATTATCTACAAGAGCGAGACATCAGGCAAGTCTTATAGTTTCAATACTGCAGAGAAGCTGAACACCTTACTTTTACGGATGATACGTAGAATGGGGCTTATAAAGGCGGGCAGTCATGTTGACTTGGACTTTGACCACCAGTTTATTCCATCCCGCAAGTTCGATGCAAAGTATTCCTACAAGCAGGATCATGGTTATTTCCCAGGCTGGGCTTCCATCGGGGGCATCATAGTCGGAGGTGAGAACCGTGACGGGAACACCAATGTGAAATTCCATCAGGAGGACACGCTCCGTCGCATTATGGACCGTGTGACCTCCGAACTTGGTGTTGTGATAGAGCATTTCCGTGCCGACTGCGGGTCGTTCTCGAAGGAAATCATCCAGACCGTAGAGCCGCGCTGCAACACGTTCTATATACGTGCTGCCAACTGCGGCAGCCGGTGTGAGGACTTCCGCCAGCTGGAAGAATGGAAGAGCGTTGAGGTTGGTTATGAGAGGTGCGATGTCACCTCCGTCAGCATGGACGACCTCATCGAAGGAAAGTCATACAGGCTTGTCGTACAGCGTACTCCCTTGAAAGACAAGCACGGCAGGGAACAGACGGATATGTTCGGAGTGATATACACATACCGCTGTATCCTTACCAACAACCGGACATCTACCGAGAAGGACATCATTACATTCTACAATGAACGTGGAGCGAGCGAAAAGAACTTCGACATACAGAACAATGACTTCGGCTGGGCACATCTGCCATTTTCCTTTATGGCTGAGAACATGGTTTTCATGATGGTTACCGCCATGCTGAAAAACTTCTATCTCTATCTCGTCCGTCATATCAGCGAGAAGGTCAAGCCATTGAAAAAGACAAGCAGGCTGAAAGCCTTTATCCTGCATTTTGTCAGTGTACCAGCAAAATGGGTACGAACAGGAAGGCGGAACGTTCTGAACCTATATACAAATAAAGCATACTACTCTGAGGTATTCCTTGAATAA
- a CDS encoding dipeptidase, with protein sequence MIKKYVEENEARMLEELFSLIRIPSVSAQPDHKEDMVRCAERWKELLLEAGVDKAEVMPSNGNPMVYAERIVDPNAKTVLVYGHYDVMPAEPFELWKTEPFEPVVKDGHIWARGADDDKGQSFIQAKAFEYINKHDLLKHNMKFIFEGEEEIGSSSLGPFIEEHKELLKCDVILVSDTSLIGADVPSITTGLRGLAYWQIEVTGPNRDLHSGTFGGAVANPANVLCKLIGDVTGPDGKIRFPGFYDDVEEASKEERELVASIPFDEDEYKKSLGIKNIFGEEGYSTIERTGYRPSFDVCGLWSGYQGEGAKTVIPSKAYAKISSRLVPHQDYKKIGQLVVDYFNKVAPDTVSVKIEMLHGGYGYVCPIDFPAYKAAERGFEAVFGKRPLPVRIGGSIPIISTFEKLLGTKSVLMGFGLESNAIHSPNENMPVDLWKKGIEAVVNFHLEYDKEA encoded by the coding sequence ATGATAAAGAAATATGTAGAAGAAAACGAGGCGAGAATGCTCGAAGAGCTTTTCAGCCTGATACGCATTCCAAGCGTAAGTGCACAACCAGACCATAAGGAAGATATGGTGCGCTGTGCCGAAAGATGGAAGGAACTGCTTTTAGAAGCTGGTGTAGACAAAGCAGAAGTGATGCCTTCAAATGGCAATCCTATGGTTTATGCAGAAAGAATAGTAGACCCAAATGCCAAGACGGTTTTGGTTTACGGCCACTACGACGTGATGCCAGCTGAACCATTCGAGCTTTGGAAGACCGAGCCATTCGAGCCAGTTGTAAAAGACGGACACATCTGGGCGCGTGGTGCTGACGACGATAAAGGGCAGTCGTTCATTCAGGCTAAGGCATTTGAATACATCAACAAGCACGACTTGTTGAAGCACAATATGAAGTTCATCTTTGAAGGCGAAGAGGAAATCGGTTCAAGCAGCCTCGGTCCGTTCATCGAAGAGCACAAAGAGCTGTTGAAGTGCGACGTTATTCTCGTATCAGATACATCGCTTATCGGTGCTGACGTGCCTTCTATTACAACAGGATTGCGCGGTTTGGCTTATTGGCAGATTGAAGTTACCGGTCCAAATCGCGACCTTCACTCTGGTACATTCGGCGGTGCAGTGGCTAACCCTGCGAACGTTCTGTGCAAGTTGATAGGCGATGTAACGGGTCCTGACGGCAAAATACGCTTCCCAGGATTCTACGACGATGTTGAAGAGGCATCAAAAGAAGAACGCGAACTTGTTGCTTCTATACCTTTCGATGAAGATGAATACAAGAAGTCGCTCGGCATAAAGAATATATTTGGCGAAGAAGGTTACAGCACAATCGAGCGTACAGGCTACCGTCCATCGTTCGACGTATGCGGACTTTGGAGTGGTTATCAGGGCGAGGGTGCAAAAACCGTAATTCCTTCAAAGGCGTACGCAAAGATTTCTTCACGTCTTGTGCCACATCAGGACTACAAGAAGATTGGTCAGCTCGTTGTAGACTATTTCAATAAGGTAGCTCCCGATACCGTTAGCGTGAAGATAGAAATGCTTCACGGTGGTTATGGCTACGTTTGTCCTATCGACTTCCCTGCTTATAAAGCTGCTGAACGTGGTTTCGAAGCTGTCTTTGGCAAGCGTCCATTGCCAGTTCGCATAGGTGGTAGTATTCCTATCATCTCTACATTCGAGAAATTGCTCGGCACAAAGAGTGTGCTCATGGGCTTCGGTTTGGAGTCAAACGCAATCCACTCTCCAAACGAAAATATGCCAGTAGACCTTTGGAAGAAAGGCATAGAAGCTGTTGTCAATTTCCATTTGGAATACGATAAGGAAGCGTAA
- a CDS encoding leucine-rich repeat domain-containing protein, translating into MKKKFLLALACLLLASVQMNVKAQVKPYDFTDGKLFYKITSKEGKEVYVASEKPRGVYTVKLKGALTIPESATHEGTAYAVTGIGKQAFYMCEGLTAVTLPNTLKAISDKSFLGCHGLTSIKIPSLVEKIGKWAFMSCAQLERIDVEESNKKYCSKDGVLFNKDVSIVIQCPSGKKGDCNIPESVTKISAQAFYGCVGLTAMRIPHNVVYIGNDAFYGCVKLRTIKCELKEPLTGIAMGTEVFEQVSTGDIGGSCKLYVPVGSKKAYEEADQWKKFVPNIVEDETLGIGVVSNSDISVRSESGKILIATKGNAANIHIYNVAGTLVYSCIVPTATNVSLPVQSGVYVVKAGNKQVKVSVK; encoded by the coding sequence ATGAAAAAGAAATTCTTATTAGCACTTGCTTGTTTGTTATTGGCAAGCGTACAAATGAATGTGAAAGCACAAGTTAAACCGTATGACTTTACCGATGGAAAGCTTTTCTACAAAATAACCAGTAAGGAAGGCAAGGAGGTTTATGTGGCATCGGAAAAGCCGAGAGGAGTCTATACTGTAAAACTAAAAGGCGCACTTACGATACCCGAATCAGCCACTCACGAGGGAACTGCGTATGCCGTTACAGGAATTGGGAAACAGGCTTTTTATATGTGCGAGGGGCTGACAGCCGTAACTTTGCCAAATACACTGAAAGCTATTAGCGACAAATCCTTTTTAGGTTGCCATGGTTTGACGTCTATTAAAATCCCCAGTCTTGTTGAGAAAATTGGGAAATGGGCTTTTATGTCTTGTGCCCAGTTGGAACGAATAGACGTGGAAGAGAGCAATAAGAAGTATTGTAGCAAGGACGGTGTGTTGTTTAACAAAGATGTGTCGATAGTGATACAATGTCCCAGTGGGAAGAAGGGCGATTGCAATATCCCCGAAAGCGTAACGAAAATATCAGCACAAGCCTTTTATGGGTGCGTCGGATTGACAGCAATGAGAATACCGCACAATGTTGTATACATTGGAAACGATGCTTTTTACGGCTGTGTGAAGTTGAGAACTATCAAATGCGAACTGAAGGAACCTTTAACAGGGATAGCAATGGGAACAGAAGTTTTCGAGCAAGTCAGCACGGGCGACATCGGCGGTTCTTGCAAGTTGTATGTTCCTGTTGGCAGCAAAAAAGCGTATGAAGAAGCTGACCAATGGAAGAAATTCGTTCCCAACATCGTGGAAGACGAAACGTTAGGAATCGGTGTCGTTTCAAATTCGGACATCTCTGTCAGAAGCGAAAGCGGTAAAATACTCATAGCAACAAAAGGCAATGCTGCCAACATACATATATATAATGTGGCAGGAACGCTCGTTTACAGTTGCATTGTACCAACTGCAACCAATGTTTCGCTGCCTGTGCAGAGTGGCGTATATGTAGTTAAAGCAGGCAATAAACAAGTAAAAGTAAGCGTGAAATAA
- a CDS encoding transposase produces MYFCRDCGRQFQSGQRIDNVCLWSDYLTEKRTISELSTLHKCSERTIRRRLSSVADSFTPIYPESATIILDTTYFPKTFGVMLFQDAASGRILHRRFVRNETNKEYLEGLRCIKEGGTRIKAVVCDGHVGLLQAVTSCPVQMCQFHLYFKFVFLNSGGTRIKAVVCDGHVGLLQAVTSCPVQMCQFHQLQIVRRLLTNNPHLPAGIELLALMRSMFSIGKEEFTSGFDKWCDEWKEFLDERTLLISGKTTYTHRRLRSARRSVKTHLKWLYTYEEYPELEIPNTTNLLEGFNSQLKKALRNHNGMKEVNKKKFIDGFLNIKK; encoded by the coding sequence ATGTACTTTTGCAGGGATTGTGGCAGGCAATTTCAAAGTGGTCAGCGTATAGACAATGTGTGTTTATGGAGTGACTATCTGACCGAGAAGCGAACTATTTCTGAGCTTTCCACTCTTCACAAATGCTCAGAAAGAACCATACGCCGTAGGCTAAGTTCAGTGGCAGACAGCTTCACTCCCATCTATCCTGAATCTGCAACAATAATACTGGACACGACCTACTTCCCCAAGACCTTTGGTGTGATGCTCTTTCAAGATGCCGCATCAGGCAGGATACTTCATCGTAGGTTTGTCAGGAACGAGACCAACAAGGAATACCTTGAGGGACTCAGATGCATTAAGGAGGGTGGAACTCGGATAAAGGCAGTGGTGTGTGATGGACATGTCGGGCTTTTACAAGCTGTAACATCCTGCCCTGTGCAGATGTGTCAATTCCACCTGTATTTTAAATTTGTCTTTTTAAACTCAGGTGGAACTCGGATAAAGGCAGTGGTGTGTGATGGACATGTCGGGCTTTTACAAGCTGTAACATCCTGCCCTGTGCAGATGTGTCAATTCCACCAGTTGCAGATAGTCAGAAGGCTTCTTACCAACAATCCGCATTTGCCAGCAGGCATCGAGCTGCTGGCATTAATGAGAAGCATGTTCTCTATTGGGAAAGAAGAATTCACATCAGGCTTTGATAAATGGTGTGACGAATGGAAAGAGTTCCTTGATGAACGAACTCTACTAATCTCAGGCAAGACAACCTATACACATAGAAGGCTGAGAAGTGCAAGGCGTTCGGTAAAGACACACCTTAAATGGCTCTATACGTATGAAGAATATCCTGAATTAGAGATACCCAATACAACAAATCTATTGGAAGGATTCAACTCACAACTTAAAAAGGCACTGCGTAATCATAATGGAATGAAGGAGGTTAATAAAAAGAAGTTCATAGATGGGTTCCTGAATATAAAAAAGTAG